One Cryptomeria japonica chromosome 9, Sugi_1.0, whole genome shotgun sequence genomic window carries:
- the LOC131052403 gene encoding uncharacterized protein LOC131052403, with translation MRGGGSILRQFSAHKSSAKGSQKEWENTDSNSRKRVIVAVDGSKEAKHALLWALTHVVNSYDIITLLNVLDIQYNPNFTCRDGFSDVIDHAQHKRLLDARECELAKSFKGLCKSYRPQVDVEVLVTQGDRAATIVRLAKKLEASLLVLGQTRPSLFERIFGRKKGSLVQYCIDNAECLTIAVRKKSKRTGGYIINSRSQRNFWLLA, from the exons ATGCGCGGCGGGGGTTCGATCCTGCGACAGTTCAGTGCCCATAAAAGCTCTGCAAAAGGCTCTCAGAAGGAATGGGAGAACACAGACTCGAATTCCAGGAAGAGGGTAATTGTGGCAGTTGATGGATCTAAAGAAGCCAAGCATGCTCTTTTGTGGGCCCTCACCCACGTTGTCAATTCATATGATATAATCACTCTGTTAAACGTTTTGGATATTCAATACAATCCGAACTTTACTTGCAGAG ATGGGTTTTCTGATGTGATTGATCATGCTCAACACAAGAGGCTGCTTGACGCAAGAGAATGTGAGCTCGCGAAGTCCTTCAAGGGCCTTTGTAAATCCTACAGACCACAG GTTGATGTTGAAGTCCTGGTGACACAAGGAGACAGAGCAGCTACAATTGTTCGCTTAGCAAAGAAGTTAGAAGCTTCTCTTTTGGTGTTGGGTCAGACAAGGCCTTCATTATTTGAGAG GATATTTGGACGGAAAAAGGGAAGCCTGGTGCAGTATTGTATAGACAATGCAGAGTGCCTGACAATAGCTGTGAGGAAAAAGAGCAAGAGAACTGGTGGGTACATCATTAACAGCCGCAGCCAGAGAAATTTCTGGCTTTTGGCTTGA